One Frankia alni ACN14a DNA window includes the following coding sequences:
- the mshB gene encoding N-acetyl-1-D-myo-inositol-2-amino-2-deoxy-alpha-D-glucopyranoside deacetylase yields MFVHAHPDDEVIATGATMAHYAADRDTRVVLVTCTLGEMGEVLIPELINLRADHADQLGGYRIGELERACAALGVTDHRFLGGAGRWRDSGMMSSPSNADPRSFWRADLTAASEALVRIVREVRPQVMVTYDAIGDYGHPDHIRAHDVTVRAFDDAADPDFAPQAGEPWQVSKLYETALSRAAVDAAVDQLWRSDLAKTAPEGISMPSDMLLSVPDAKVTTRIEAPDFFAAKVEAMRAHRTQMTVDGFFFALVNGDGQAARATEHYVLARGTPGPPAASGKEDDLFAGLVP; encoded by the coding sequence CTGTTCGTGCACGCCCATCCGGATGACGAAGTGATCGCAACCGGGGCGACGATGGCCCACTACGCCGCCGATCGTGATACCCGGGTCGTCCTCGTCACCTGCACGCTGGGAGAGATGGGCGAGGTACTGATCCCCGAGCTGATCAATCTGCGGGCCGACCACGCGGACCAGCTCGGTGGGTACCGGATCGGTGAGCTGGAGCGGGCCTGCGCCGCGCTCGGGGTCACCGATCACCGCTTCCTCGGCGGCGCCGGCCGCTGGCGGGACAGCGGGATGATGTCCAGCCCCTCGAACGCGGATCCGCGATCCTTCTGGCGGGCTGACCTGACGGCGGCGTCCGAGGCGCTGGTACGGATCGTGCGGGAGGTCCGCCCGCAGGTGATGGTCACCTACGACGCGATCGGGGACTACGGGCATCCGGACCACATCCGCGCGCACGACGTGACCGTCCGGGCCTTCGACGATGCCGCCGACCCGGACTTCGCACCTCAGGCCGGCGAACCATGGCAGGTCTCGAAGCTGTACGAGACGGCGTTGTCGCGGGCCGCGGTCGATGCCGCGGTCGATCAGCTGTGGCGGTCCGATCTCGCGAAGACCGCACCCGAGGGGATCAGCATGCCCTCGGACATGCTCCTGTCGGTTCCTGACGCCAAGGTCACCACGAGGATCGAGGCCCCCGACTTCTTCGCCGCGAAGGTCGAGGCGATGCGGGCGCATCGCACCCAGATGACCGTCGACGGCTTCTTCTTCGCCCTGGTCAACGGGGACGGGCAGGCCGCCCGGGCCACCGAGCACTACGTGCTGGCCCGGGGCACACCGGGCCCCCCCGCTGCATCAGGTAAGGAGGACGATCTGTTCGC
- a CDS encoding PLP-dependent cysteine synthase family protein, producing the protein MNITPRSADRAWADEAIRRVEADANRSADTHLIPLNLWPADRGVDVYLKDESSHPTGSLKHRLGRSLFLYGLCNGWIREGTTIVEASSGSTAVSEAYFARMLGLPFIAVMPALTNGQKIALIEREQGRCHLVEDAGSVYSEARRLAEAADGHYMDQFTYAERATDWRGNNNIAESIFSQMALERHPVPRWIVVGAGTGGTSATIGRYLRYRRHDTRLCVVDPENSVFHRFWSSGDGRPLAGTSRIEGIGRPRVEPSFLPAVIDRMIAVPDAASIAAMRLLETLTGRRAGASTGTNLWGTVLLACELASAGRHGSVVTLICDGGERYADTCYSESWLAAAGLDPRPFTEILQRATAAGRWPD; encoded by the coding sequence ATGAACATCACGCCGCGCAGCGCCGACCGGGCGTGGGCCGACGAGGCCATCCGCAGGGTCGAGGCCGACGCCAACCGGTCCGCCGACACCCACCTGATCCCGCTGAACCTGTGGCCGGCGGACCGGGGTGTCGACGTCTACCTGAAGGACGAGTCCTCCCACCCGACCGGCTCGCTGAAGCACCGGCTCGGGCGGTCGCTGTTCCTCTACGGGCTGTGCAACGGCTGGATCCGGGAGGGTACGACGATCGTCGAGGCGTCGTCGGGCTCCACGGCGGTCTCGGAGGCGTACTTCGCCCGCATGCTCGGGCTGCCCTTCATCGCGGTGATGCCGGCCCTGACGAACGGCCAGAAGATCGCGCTGATCGAACGCGAGCAGGGGCGATGTCATCTCGTCGAGGACGCCGGGTCGGTCTACTCGGAGGCCAGGCGTCTCGCCGAGGCCGCGGACGGGCACTACATGGACCAGTTCACCTACGCGGAACGGGCGACGGACTGGCGCGGCAACAACAACATCGCCGAGTCGATCTTCAGTCAGATGGCGCTCGAACGCCACCCGGTTCCCCGCTGGATCGTCGTCGGAGCCGGCACCGGGGGCACCAGCGCCACGATCGGGCGGTACCTCCGATACCGCCGCCACGACACCAGGCTGTGCGTCGTCGACCCGGAGAACTCCGTGTTCCACCGGTTCTGGTCGAGCGGGGACGGCCGGCCCCTCGCGGGCACCTCGCGCATCGAGGGGATCGGCCGCCCGCGCGTGGAGCCGAGCTTCCTGCCCGCGGTCATCGACCGGATGATCGCTGTCCCCGACGCGGCGTCCATCGCCGCCATGCGGTTGCTGGAAACGCTGACCGGCCGCAGGGCAGGCGCGTCGACCGGGACGAACCTGTGGGGCACGGTGCTGCTGGCCTGCGAGCTGGCGTCCGCGGGCCGCCACGGCAGCGTGGTCACGCTGATCTGCGACGGCGGGGAACGGTACGCCGACACCTGCTACTCCGAGTCGTGGCTCGCGGCGGCCGGCCTCGACCCGCGGCCCTTCACCGAGATCCTCCAACGCGCCACGGCCGCCGGCAGGTGGCCGGACTGA
- a CDS encoding DinB family protein: MFIWPRLTTGPERLMLESLLDRNRQALIDTARGLSETDARRRLVVSLTTPIGLIKHAATAERIWFQRTLLGLDESACDGYATGDDGSFVVADGEALADVIAEFERASERSRVIAADFELDDTRAHPRAGDVSLRFVYLLLIEDFARHAGHGDILREQITAARQACDRTAAVSPATCRRPWRVGGSR, encoded by the coding sequence ATGTTCATCTGGCCCCGCCTGACCACTGGACCCGAACGTCTCATGTTGGAGAGCCTGCTTGACCGCAACCGGCAAGCACTCATCGACACCGCGCGAGGGCTGTCCGAGACCGACGCACGGCGGCGCCTGGTCGTCTCCCTGACCACACCGATCGGGCTGATCAAACACGCCGCCACCGCCGAGCGCATCTGGTTCCAACGCACCCTGCTCGGCCTGGACGAGTCCGCCTGCGACGGCTACGCCACCGGTGACGACGGCAGTTTCGTCGTCGCCGACGGCGAAGCGCTGGCCGACGTGATCGCCGAGTTCGAGCGTGCCAGCGAGCGTTCCCGCGTGATCGCCGCGGACTTCGAGCTCGACGACACCAGGGCGCACCCCCGTGCCGGCGATGTCAGCCTGCGGTTTGTCTACCTGCTCCTGATCGAGGATTTCGCCCGTCACGCCGGCCATGGTGACATTCTCCGCGAACAAATCACCGCCGCACGACAGGCGTGTGACAGGACAGCCGCCGTCAGTCCGGCCACCTGCCGGCGGCCGTGGCGCGTTGGAGGATCTCGGTGA